Proteins from a genomic interval of Maniola jurtina chromosome 8, ilManJurt1.1, whole genome shotgun sequence:
- the LOC123867517 gene encoding organic cation transporter protein-like isoform X2 has product MGQNEKQLSKVNVITITDRVNRKSEVKKGNCESDYVEECIGAGGLWQVCVSFAALTRCIAMFNLMSVVFLTPTTDFLCVEFVDNTTTAAENGTCYKNCAEYVYHSEVMKSNLITDFGLICEKQWLASFAQTILMFGVVFGVSIFGWISDRFGRRIAIISSTVLNIASMVPTPFTTNYWSFSGLRFVTGVASGGSLIVAIPVMMEIVGNRYREYVGALCLFPDCFAQASLALYAYYLPTWKNYLHGLSVTSIFILILVCFVPESPRWLISHGKVDKAVEIMFGAAKVNKLSTEHIKDTVTKSMENLKIDENKTVNASYLDFFKDKRTIIITMSTFVIWFVTGVTYYGIYQYITFIGSNVYVTVVILGLIQVPLFPIQIALTKLLSRKTALCGFLLTTGVMMTGLIFTPTGHWSTTCLGVIGFTASSATYAVTYMYQAELFPTPLRNMSFGIVSAAGKVGSMAAPFIAKLSPIWVPSLIFSVLSLVAVGFCLLLPETKGKNLKDTID; this is encoded by the exons ATGGGCCAAAATGAAAAACAACTGTCCAAAGTGAATGTAATTACAATAACTGATCGTGTTAACAGAAAAAGTGAAGTGAAAAAAGGAAATTGTGAAAGTGATTATGTCGAAGAGTGTATAGGTGCGGGTGGGTTATGGCAAGTGTGCGTGTCTTTTGCAGCATTAACGAGATGTATTGCCATGTTCAACCTGATGTCAGTAGTATTTCTGACTCCAACTACAGACTTTCTGTGCGTGGAGTTTGTGGACAATACTACTACGGCAGCTGAAAACGGAACTTGTTATAAGAATTGTGCTGAATATGTTTACCATTCGGAGGTCATGAAAAGTAATTTGATAACCGATTTTGGATTGATCTGTGAAAAGCAGTGGTTGGCGAGTTTTGCGCAAactattttgatgtttggtgTGGTGTTCGGAGTTTCAATTTTTGGATGGATCTCGGACAG ATTTGGGCGCCGCATCGCTATAATTTCCTCAACTGTTCTGAACATAGCTTCCATGGTACCAACCCCGTTCACCACCAACTACTGGTCGTTCAGTGGCCTACGGTTCGTTACAGGCGTCGCGTCCGGCGGATCACTGATAGTCGCCATTCCGGTTATGATGGAAATCGTCGGAAATCGATATAGAGAGTATGTAG gagcattaTGTCTTTTCCCTGATTGTTTCGCACAAGCTTCACTAGCACTGTACGCGTACTATTTACCAACTTGGAAGAATTATTTACATGGGCTTAGTGTGACAtctattttcattttgatattagtgtgctttgtgccggaatcacCGCGATGGTTAATATCTCATGGCAAAGTCGACAAAGCTGTGGAAATAATGTTTGGAGCTGCTAAAGT cAACAAACTGAGTACTGAACATATCAAAGACACAGTAACGAAAAGTATGGAAAACTTGAAAATCGACGAAAACAAGACGGTGAATGCATCTTATTTGGACTTTTTCAAGGACAAAAGGACGATAATTATAACCATGTCGACATTTGTGATATGGTTTGTTACTGGTGTTACTTATTATGGTATATACCAGTATATAACATTTATCGGATCTAATGTTTATGTAACAGTTGTCATATTGGGATTGATTCAG GTGCCATTATTCCCCATACAAATCGCGTTGACAAAATTGCTGAGCCGAAAAACAGCACTCTGCGGGTTCCTCTTAACGACCGGAGTAATGATGACTGGGCTGATCTTCACACCTACAGGCCATTGGTCCACCACTTGCCTAGGAGTCATAGGCTTCACCGCAAGCTCCGCGACCTATGCGGTAACCTATATGTACCAAGCAGAGCTATTTCCTACCCCTTTAAGGAATATGTCGTTTGGTATAGTCTCTGCTGCTGGTAAGGTAGGGTCCATGGCAGCGCCATTTATAGCGAAACTGTCCCCTATTTGGGTCCCTTCGTTGATATTTTCTGTTCTGTCCCTGGTTGCTGTCGGGTTTTGCTTGTTACTCCCTGAAACTAAGGGGAAAAATTTGAAGGATactattgattaa
- the LOC123867517 gene encoding organic cation transporter protein-like isoform X1 — MEKDGKQVSKVNGFSITDSIKEKLEMEKENYESDYLEECIGAGGLWQVCVSFASLTRCIAMFNLMSVVFLTPTTDFLCVEFVDNTTTAAENGTCYENCAEYVYHSEVMKSNLITDFGLICEKEWLASFAQTILMFGVVCGVSFFGWVSDRFGRRIAIISSTVLNIASMVPTPFTTNYWSFSGLRFVTGVASGGSLIVAIPVMMEIVGNRYREYVGALCLFPDCFAQASLALYAYYLPTWKNYLHGLSVTSIFILILVCFVPESPRWLISHGKVDKAVEIMFGAAKVNKLSTEHIKDTVTKSMENLKIDENKTVNASYLDFFKDKRTIIITMSTFVIWFVTGVTYYGIYQYITFIGSNVYVTVVILGLIQVPLFPIQIALTKLLSRKTALCGFLLTTGVMMTGLIFTPTGHWSTTCLGVIGFTASSATYAVTYMYQAELFPTPLRNMSFGIVSAAGKVGSMAAPFIAKLSPIWVPSLIFSVLSLVAVGFCLLLPETKGKNLKDTID, encoded by the exons ATGGAGAAAGATGGCAAGCAAGTGTCCAAAGTGAATGGTTTTTCAATAACTGACAGTATTAAAGAAAAGCTTGAAATggaaaaagaaaattatgaaaGTGATTATCTCGAAGAGTGTATAGGTGCGGGTGGGTTATGGCAAGTGTGCGTATCTTTTGCATCATTAACGAGATGTATTGCCATGTTCAACCTGATGTCGGTAGTATTTCTGACTCCAACTACAGACTTTCTGTGCGTGGAGTTTGTGGACAATACTACTACGGCAGCCGAAAACGGAACTTGTTATGAGAATTGTGCTGAATATGTTTACCATTCGGAGGTCATGAAAAGTAATTTAATAACCGATTTTGGATTGATCTGTGAAAAGGAGTGGTTGGCAAGCTTTGCGCAAACCATTTTGATGTTTGGTGTGGTGTGTGGTGTTTCATTTTTTGGATGGGTCTCGGACAG ATTTGGGCGCCGCATCGCTATAATTTCCTCAACTGTTCTGAACATAGCTTCCATGGTACCAACCCCGTTCACCACCAACTACTGGTCGTTCAGTGGCCTACGGTTCGTTACAGGCGTCGCGTCCGGCGGATCACTGATAGTCGCCATTCCGGTTATGATGGAAATCGTCGGAAATCGATATAGAGAGTATGTAG gagcattaTGTCTTTTCCCTGATTGTTTCGCACAAGCTTCACTAGCACTGTACGCGTACTATTTACCAACTTGGAAGAATTATTTACATGGGCTTAGTGTGACAtctattttcattttgatattagtgtgctttgtgccggaatcacCGCGATGGTTAATATCTCATGGCAAAGTCGACAAAGCTGTGGAAATAATGTTTGGAGCTGCTAAAGT cAACAAACTGAGTACTGAACATATCAAAGACACAGTAACGAAAAGTATGGAAAACTTGAAAATCGACGAAAACAAGACGGTGAATGCATCTTATTTGGACTTTTTCAAGGACAAAAGGACGATAATTATAACCATGTCGACATTTGTGATATGGTTTGTTACTGGTGTTACTTATTATGGTATATACCAGTATATAACATTTATCGGATCTAATGTTTATGTAACAGTTGTCATATTGGGATTGATTCAG GTGCCATTATTCCCCATACAAATCGCGTTGACAAAATTGCTGAGCCGAAAAACAGCACTCTGCGGGTTCCTCTTAACGACCGGAGTAATGATGACTGGGCTGATCTTCACACCTACAGGCCATTGGTCCACCACTTGCCTAGGAGTCATAGGCTTCACCGCAAGCTCCGCGACCTATGCGGTAACCTATATGTACCAAGCAGAGCTATTTCCTACCCCTTTAAGGAATATGTCGTTTGGTATAGTCTCTGCTGCTGGTAAGGTAGGGTCCATGGCAGCGCCATTTATAGCGAAACTGTCCCCTATTTGGGTCCCTTCGTTGATATTTTCTGTTCTGTCCCTGGTTGCTGTCGGGTTTTGCTTGTTACTCCCTGAAACTAAGGGGAAAAATTTGAAGGATactattgattaa